CAGTTATATTGTGTGAGcttatgtgtatgtttgtgagaAAGCCACAAAGCATTGTGGGAACAGTCTGATGTAATACTTGAGCACAGACCTCATCTTCCCATCTGGAAAATGCTGTCTGgggaatggagaaaacatgtgACAAGAGCAGCAGGCGCAGGCAAATTGCTCCACCTGCTGGAAATAACATCTATCTCtcgtttctttgttttctcctctcttgctcTTCTCTTCACCTCCCCTCTGCCCTCTTTGCCTCTCAGGTGCGATGAGTATGTGACCCAGCTGGACGACATGCAGAGGCAGCTGGTTGCTGCTGAGGATGAAAAGAAGACCCTGAATTCTCTGTTACGTATGGCCATACAGCAGAAACTGGCCTTAACTCAGCGCCTGGAGGACTTGGAGTTCGACCATGAGCAGGCGCGACGCAGCAGTGCCACGGCGGTGGGAGGCAAGGGCAAATCAAAGGGCAAGGGAGCCACCTCCAACCATCATGTAAGTCAGAGGCCGTGCTGCAGAACCAACCCTGAGCCACAAAGCATCAGCAGAGGCCCTGGGTTCATCTGCAAGGCTTTATGTGGCCTTTGTAAGCTtctaaatttatatttttgtcgCATTTGCATTATTGTAAGGCTTCACATACACTCATTCTTCCTAACACTGAGCTAATCTTGATACTATAATTAACACATAATGGCGAGGGAAGGCACAAGTCTCCCAAGCATGGTGTATGAgtcttattttctgtgtgatatttatattatttgGACCGAGAACCAGATGAAACTGGAAACCCTGCGTGCTAATTTTAATTCAACTGACATCTGCCTCCAGGCTGCATCCCTCTCACATTTGCTGTGATAAGTATAGGCAGGTATAAAGTGTCATGCAAGGTACCAAGCTTTCATCCATGTTTGAGTTCTGTGACatgtctattttttttgttggtggATAATGGTACATGTAGTCAACACACGCAGATTCATGAACATACAACCGGTCAGCAATTCCAACCCAAAACAGTTTCTGGAACAGGTTTTATCTTATTGTTTTTAGTCACCATTTAATTATACGAGATATTAGAAGATGCATTTTTAGTTATATGAACATAGATCTCAGTCCCAACAGTTGGACTACAAATCTGTCAGCGTATAATGCATGCTATCTTCCTCATTATTTCTCTGGGAACAGCTAGTGAGATATAAATTAAACGAAGGTAAAACTGTGAATTACATGTTggctaaaaaaaactaaacacaaaccAAGAAACAATATGTTGATAGAGTTTTTAAGTTCAGTATTAATAACAAATAAGACACCATTctgtattaaaaattaaaagtgggtaaaaagtttaaaatctCTGAAGAGAAATTGTCTTGAGATGGctgaaacactgactgtagTATCTGTGGCTCTGCATGCATACTACACCTCAGTCCTCTGCTTGCTGCAGCCATCCCACTTTCATGACCGCTAACTTCATTCTGAAACTGAGATTTCAGCCATCAATTTAATGTGATTATCCTCTGTtttatctttctcttttcaGTAAATGAATCATGCCAAGTGTCCTTAAGGAGGTCCGTCAGAGTGTCTGTGACTGTTGCCGGTTACCTCTGCTCCCGGTTCCCTCACTCTTGTCTAATCATGGTCCACATCATGTTATCGCCAACACAAGAACATATCCAACAGTATTTGCCAAGGTCCTTGTTTTAGAGTGCCAAAACCTGTATGTAAAATTCTGTTGAACATTTTGACTGCAGAAAGAATGACTCATCGCATCAGCAGCCCACTGCAGTCCTTCAGTCTTCCAACAACACGCACCACTATTATTACTAAACCAGAGGAAGAATCAAGATGGGTGCTTTGCTGAATACTCGTTGCCTGTTACCCTGACTGAGcactttttgtttctcttgtttGCTCTTAGGTGgttcctctttctttctaaaATCACACtaattgtttgtgttattcagtatttttactggctgtgcatgtttatgtgccattcttgatgacatttttttatccctatttattttcttaacaaCAAAGCCAGAGATTATGTGGTATTAATTTTTAAGCCAGAACTTTCAACTCACAGGttgaaatcaaatgaaagagACAAGTAAGATTTTCTGCCTTAGTTGTTTTCCTTTTGGCCTTGAGGGGGCGGCTTTCTGACAACCCATAGAAACAAGCTGTCTGATTTTTGATAACCATTTCTCTTGTTTCgtgtatttgaaaaaatatatgcAATATGCTATTTTCATGATATGATCCTGCAAATAATGAACTTCAATTCAGGGTCTAAACCAGATTTTGTATGATTGGGCTCCTCCTTTGTAGACATGACAGAGCTGTAACAAATTCAAGTATGCTTGTTATGTCTATGGAAGAGTGTTAATGCAAAGTTTATTTAAAGATTTCTAAGTTAAGGTCAGATGTGAATAGTATTCATAAACTTTATTCATGAAGGAGAGTTTTTAATGGATTGTttcaatgcaactttttgtaAACCTTTAAAGTCCTAAAATTCATTGTCTGCTCTGCACACAGTTAGCCTGCAGTGccatttttgtgttgtttataCAAGTGCAATTTGCAAATATGGCAAGAAAAGAAACGACTAAATGTTTATGCtatgttaaaatatttcacacattgtTGCTCACATACTCGGTCCGAAttgattttatatgtttttactATAACTGcaattgtatttatttgacGCTGTCCAGACTACAGGGTGTCctcatcctttttgtttcataaGGGAGTTTGAGTGGAGTTGTCTGGTCAGAATATCAATAAGACTGAACTTGTGGTAAAACACTAGCAAGATTCATGACTGTGGGCCACAGTCTGCTAACAGTTATGGCTGGTGAAGAAATAAATCTAACTTTAACAGGACTGAggtctttgttcttttttgatAAAACATAAGTTAACAACCATTTCACTGTTGATAACTTAAAAAGACATATAACATTTGGAGATGGGTAGACTTATCCTATACCACTCAAGTCAGTAGAGAGTACAATATTAATGGTACCCTGGGGTGGATACTGGCTGTATTATTGCTTCTTTTGTGCATGTCGAGTATTGACCGTTTTTTCTGAAACATGCAGATTTCTCTGCAGCTAGATAAGAaaagatcaactttattaatcccgaaggaaattattttaataagaGATGAATCTTTGTGCATGCATCATTTTAAATCTTGTAAGGAATATATAAATGAACACAACTATAGAGCTCGTATCTAACAATACTTCAAATGTACTACTGGCCACTTtacaaaaatgcagtttttcagtCACAAACGCCATTTTAACCAGGGGAAGCTACatgttttgtgtatttaaaatatacacatttgAATTGTAGGAATCACtataaaacagatttattatCACATTAAAGTTAAGTCATGTCTTCATTCGTAGTTACAACATCAATTCCAGTTTGTGTTATTCGTAAAGAATCCATAACAACATAATTAGCCaattagcctagcctagccttTACTACATCCATTTCCGTTTCCGGTGAAGgggaacttttttttccttccttttttgaAGACGTTGACGTAGCCGCTCCCTGCCGGCGGGATGACGTCAGGGGGCGTGtccagacagaggacagaggggacTCCACAATGGGAGGTTCGTGTCTTTCTTTAACCAAAATAACGCTTATTTTTACCATTTAGTCAGCCTGCTGTTTCATGTTTGTAAGGTCTTCAGCTTAGGTCCTAAACACGAACATTACCGCAGTACTACAGGCCGGAGAAGTCGCCTCGCTTTGCCGCCGACAGTGTAGCGTCTCTTCCCAAGTCCTGTTGAGGTTTAGGGAAAGTTTGTTAACAACACTTTTGACGTAAGGTAGaggcttcacttttcagttCGCTGTCAACACGCAAATTAGATAAATATGAAGTGTTATTGCGCCACATTCACGCTCCTCCGTGCCCTGATTCTCTCCTGCAACAGTTACGAAAACAGGCTGAACATGATGTTAATAATAATTACCCCTCAGTAgcctgtttgtgtatttgtgctaCTGAAAACCGACGTCCCATTCAAAAGCCGCACAGGAAGCAGGGTCTTTAGCTAATGTACGAGgtcatttaactttttttgacaCGTGTCTCCGTTAACATGGACAGACAGTTTTCACGAGCAGCTGATCGAGGACAGCGCCTTCCTCAGAGCTGACTGCAGACTGGACACGGAGCTGGTGGACAAACTCATCCTGCAGCTCAACAGAATCTACCCGCAGATCCTCACAGACAAGGAGGCCACCAGAGTAAGTCCTCATACACAAAGAGCGTGTGGGTCACATGCACCCAGGGGTGGAGGAGATTCAGCACAAATTACACATAGTTTTAAATGAGTTGTGTATTAAGAAATGTACTGTAAAGGTGCATTTGTACAATGTTCTTCTTAAGTATGAAAAATAGCCTCTGTCTAACTTATATTAGCATATATtaaattactgttattattgaTGTGGTTAGTTATAAGCAGCATTTAGTGCTGTAGCTGTATATGTGTTGTAGTTGAATCcattcatcatattttataaactcaTTGTAGGTTTTCAATGGAAAAACATAATCAGAAGAGTATTATTAGTAAATGTAGCTGTGAGTTACATATattggagtaaaaaaaaatacattatttcttCTTGAATTGGAGTAAAAGAATGAAGtagtataaaatgaaaatacccAAGGAAAGTATAAATACCTTACAATTGCCCCTGCTCACATTTATTTACTAAACCCAGACAGAAAGCCGCCAACCTCTGAATCAGATtctgttttttagtttttcgAGGGGAGTTTTTTCTTCCGCTCGCCACCTTGTCCTCGCTCATGTGGGGATCATTGGGTCTcctttaattaaagagtttggtcttgcTCAAACCTGCTCTTTTATGGAAAGtctcttgagataacatttgctatGACCTgttgctatatgaataaagattgattgattgctaaATGCACTGATGTCACATCCCGTGCCCAGTGGAGATGCTCCATTCTGGCCTGGGCGAGCTGTGTCCGCAAACATCCCAGGAAAGaatatttgttgttgttaagactgttgttattgttttccAGTTCCGAAACTTGGATGTGCCCACGAGCGTTCGACTTGGTGAGCTCCTGACACACCTGCAGGCGAAAGGAGAGGAAGCGTGCAGGGAATTTTACCGCGCTCTTCACTTGCATGTAGAAGAGGTGTACTACAGCCTGCCCACACGGCTCCGCCTCAGAGGTTAGTCCCCGAAAACTGCTTCACTGTGTCACGTGTGATCCCACtgacatatttattcattatttaaataTCACAGAAAGGATTATGTTTATTTAGCTGTGTATTCTAGTATATTTACTAAACCGTATCTGTCCCTAATCCAGATTCCTTAGATCCATTCAAATATCCACGTGTCAATCATCAGAAATATGTTCTGAACGACAGAGGTAAGACTTAAATGGAAAAGTCTGTTTGTCAATACgataaataatacaataaacagCAAAAATCACTAAACAAGGAAAAGTCTGGGTAGTTACTCAGCACTTACAAACACACCAGATAATTAACTACATGTACATTGTTACATGTTCATTCCCACCAGGTCCCCACTTCTTTCTGGGCTGTTTAGGTGTTGCAGTAGGACTGGCTTTGCTCTATTACTACAGTGGTATGTAGtcttacagatttttttaacGTCAGCTGACATTGCAGTTGTGATGATCAGATATTGTTGTAAATCAGCTTCAGCACAAGCATGCTTTTGAAAATACAATTCCACTACAATACAATTCAATGTCTTTGTTCTGCAGAGGCTAAAGTGACCGGAGGCAGCCGGGCCCTCGGGATGGCTGCTCTGGGTCTGAAAAGAAAAGCTCAGGAGGTTCTCATATGGTACACTGAAGAAAGCCTCATGAAGTAGGGGGTGACTTCCTCACACCAGGTGCTGCAGTGGTGCCGCTCCTTTAAATGCTACTTATACCAAAGCACAGCACAACACATCTTTTCAAGAGCTGAATACTAATTTTGTACACagttgtatatattttttgcttGCGATCTAATATGAGGAAGATGGGGCAAATTCAGAGCGTCATTCTGCTTTTAGCTCTTGTTTCCTCACATGCACCTATTTAAGTGGGTTAAAGGGATTGAATGCACTCAAGGGATGATCACAGTGAAATCAAAAACAAGCTGATTAATCAGGTTCTTGCTATAATCTTCAAATATGGCACAAAGCAACATTGACAAACCAACTAAACTAGGAAAACATTGACTCAGTAGTGTCAAAATAAGGCTTTTTAAATGACTAAATATGAGCATTTTTCATCACTACAAAAATGATGGACGCCAATTCATCAGTACATGTTTCATTACCATTAAATGCAAAAACCAATAACTTAAATTTTATATACTGTGGTACACTTTGGTGTCCCAACTCCTTGAGTTTCATTTTGGTTCATACAGCACTATGTGTATTTCTTTGCAGTGCGCTCAGCCACGTTTATTTGCATAAGGAATAATTATGCTTGCCTTTGTGCTCAGTTGATGTCAAGATTACTTAAACACACTACAATGCACTCCCCACACTGAAACAAAGATCACTGTCCAATGAGGCCAAGCTCTTGGTACAACATAACTGCCCCCTTGTGGTCAAAAGTGAACTACATCACTAAACATAGTCTGGGTTGTGCTGGTTTCATTCGAGCTTCCCGACTATTGTgctcttcattaaaaaaaaaaagtcatttaaacaGGCAGAAATAACGGAGCAGTGTCTGTATGGTAACAATAGACGACTAAATACTGAGCTTTGTCATCACGTGAATTCTTCTACCAATGATATCCGGCACTACGAGCGCGGTGCATTATGGGTAGACCTCTGACCAAACTAAAACAGAAATGTCGTATGAAAAATCGTAATGTAATAGTAACGATGTGTCAACAAAGATCAATTGGTTTTCATTGAAACACGCAAGAACTG
This region of Pempheris klunzingeri isolate RE-2024b chromosome 2, fPemKlu1.hap1, whole genome shotgun sequence genomic DNA includes:
- the card19 gene encoding caspase recruitment domain-containing protein 19, whose amino-acid sequence is MGDSFHEQLIEDSAFLRADCRLDTELVDKLILQLNRIYPQILTDKEATRFRNLDVPTSVRLGELLTHLQAKGEEACREFYRALHLHVEEVYYSLPTRLRLRDSLDPFKYPRVNHQKYVLNDRGPHFFLGCLGVAVGLALLYYYSEAKVTGGSRALGMAALGLKRKAQEVLIWYTEESLMK